The following proteins are encoded in a genomic region of Amia ocellicauda isolate fAmiCal2 chromosome 6, fAmiCal2.hap1, whole genome shotgun sequence:
- the LOC136751733 gene encoding olfactory receptor 6N1-like encodes MTDANYTGSMVSEFVIVGFPGLQARENKAILFAVFLTVYLLILLGNLLLIFILVADRSLHTPMYLTICSLAIIDITLCTTTVPTMLAVFSSSSHTVSFAACFTQTYFFHALGSIESFNLLLMAYDRYVAICHPLHYPARMTIRFTLQLIVVCWLGGFLCPTLAFSLALTKRFCGPNRVLQCYCDYSGVLRLACGDVLSTSYVSLFVALSVLLIPLFFIVLSYVKILLSVLRISSSVGRAKVLSTCSSHLLVIFVFFLTTAGVFISYRIPGTSVDLRVMGSVIQNVFPALMNPIIYCLRTKEIRDSLVNTLKKSKIFPGSK; translated from the coding sequence ATGACTGATGCAAACTATACGGGATCAATGGTCAGTGAATTTGTTATTGTTGGTTTCCCCGGACTGCAAGCCAGAGAGAACAAGGCCATCCTGTTTGCTGTGTTCCTGACAGTCTACCTCCTCATTTTACTGGGGAATCTTCTCCTTATTTTCATACTGGTGGCAGACAGAAGCTTGCACACCCCCATGTACCTGACAATATGTAGTCTGGCCATTATTGACATCACCCTTTGTACAACAACTGTACCCACTATGCTAGCTGTCTTCAGTTCTAGTTCTCACACTGTCTCCTTTGCAGCATGCTTTACCCAGACCTACTTCTTTCATGCTCTTGGTTCTATAGAAAGCTTTAACTTACTTCTTATGGCTTATGACAGGTATGTGGCCATCTGTCACCCACTCCACTACCCAGCCAGGATGACCATTAGGTTCACTTTGCAACTTATAGTTGTTTGTTGGCTGGGAGGGTTCTTGTGCCCAACCCTTGCTTTTAGTCTGGCACTCACAAAGCGGTTCTGTGGACCCAATAGAGTCCTCCAATGCTACTGTGACTATTCAGGAGTGCTACGCCTGGCCTGTGGAGATGTTCTCTCAACCAGCTATGTTAGCTTATTTGTTGCACTAAGTGTTCTTCTCATccctttgtttttcattgtgctGTCTTATGTGAAGATCCTTCTGTCAGTATTGCGAATCTCCAGCTCAGTGGGAAGAGCCAAGGTGTTGTCCACCTGCAGCTCACACCTGCTGGTCATCTTTGTGTTCTTCCTCACGACAGCAGGGGTTTTCATCTCCTACAGGATTCCTGGGACCTCAGTAGACCTGCGTGTTATGGGGTCTGTGATTCAGAATGTCTTCCCTGCCCTCATGAATCCGATTATCTACTGCCTGAGGACTAAAGAGATCAGGGACAGCTTAGTGAACACCCTAAAAAAGAGCAAAATCTTCCCAGGTAGCAAGTGA